The Dyadobacter sandarakinus DNA window TTCGCGAAAGATTTGGCAGTTATTACAAGTTCATTGTGCGTGGCATTCCACGTTTGCGGAAATGTACTCAGCGGCTCATGCGTGAGGCTGTCTGTAATGAGCACAATGTTGTCTGCGCCGAGTTTTTTTACAGGTTTGTTAAAAACAAACTTGTATCTGAAATCCGTCGTGAGTGGCTTGTTGCTTTCCGGTTCGGTACTGATCGAAAACGGATCGCGCTGCCGCTCTTTTCCTCTTTGTGCCTGAAACGCGATTTTCTGATCAAACTCAGCACTGGCACCGAGTGAATCAGTAACCGTAAGCTTCACGATCGTAGAGTCAGGATGAGGTTCAACATTGAAAAATTTCAGTGTTGTAGGGTTTTCCAGCAGGTAGGGGAGCGAATCTTTGTTAACGAAATTGACCGCCACGCGCTCCACAGATTTATTGAAGACAATTGCATAATTGTTGACCCGCGGCAGGGTTCGCTGTACTTTGAGCGGCGTATTGTCGGACAAGAACATGTCCAGCAGGTAGGATACGGAATCAGCGCCTGCACTGATCTCATTGTTCAAAAAACCTACGCGCTCGTCCTTTGCATTGTAAAGCATGTTCCGGTTTTTGTCATCAACTGCAATCAGTCTGTAATTTCTTGTCTGAACATTTTCAATGGAAAAATTGCCGGAGCTGTCTGTACGGGAGAAGTAGTAGGGCTTTTGTTTGGCAATGTCGAGCGTATCTGAAATGTTATAGAGTCCCACCAGGGCATCAAAGATAGGCTTGCTGGTACGAATGTCTTTCAATGTACCGTATACCCTTCCCGAGTCAAGTGTAGCGCCTGTACTAAACACTACTTTCAGGTTTTTTGCGGGGTTCTTTTCTGCAAAATCCTTGATCGCATCACCAAAATTCAGGGTATAAGTAGTACTGTCTTTAAACTCGTTTTTGAATGTCAGCCGCACCGACTGACCATTCAATTTATAGGAATAAGGGTTGTCGGCCTCGGGAGTGATCACAAGCTTTTGATTGATATTATCTACAATCACGTACTCGTCAAAAAACAGCTCGACAACTTTGCCCTTGAAGTTTAATGTCTTGTTGACCGGGTTACTTTCCAGCAGACCGGGCGGAATGGAATCCTTTTTACCACCTGTAGGAGTGACCTGCTGAGCACAGCGACCGAAAATAAGGAGAGAGATTACAGCAATGAGAAAGGTTCTGAACATTGGTATGAATTGAAAAAAGCCCTCAATACAAGTGTTACGTACTGAGGGCTGCTTTATGATTTTAAAAAATGTTATTTTTTTGAAACAACGTAAATGAGGCTGGATGTATTTACGGATGGTTTCGTACCCCGGATATTGGATATTGCTCCGCTTATAAAGCTTTCAGCAAGCCTTACTTTGCCACTCTTATATTTTGTGCTGAGCATACTCACGTAAAAAGAGTCAAACCACATCGGCCGCACTTCTGCTACCTGTAACCCGTGCCTTCCAAGCAGGTTTTGCATGGATGCTTTTGTAAAATGGTAGAGGTGGCGGGGCACATCGTAGGCGGCCCATTGCGGACCATATTTTCGGGCATCAGCCGATTCTGGATTGGGTACTGCAATAATTACTTTCCCGCCCGGATTCAGGTGAGTGCCTATCCATTTAATGGTTTCATTGAGTTGGTGGACATGTTCCAGAACGTGCCAGAGGGAAATAATATCGAAGGACTTTTGCTGGATTTCGGCTGCCTGGATGTTTTCAAAGACAGGAGCACCTACCCTGCCCGAAGCAATACCCCTGGCATCGGGGTCAGGCTCTGTTCCGCTGATCTTCCAGCCGTCATCTTTCGCAGCATTCAGGAATGCACCGGTACCACAGCCAATGTCGAGGAGGCTTCCTCTCCTTTTTGCCAGGTCATTAATCATTCCGACTTTTTGACGCAGGGTGTAATTCCTTACGGAAGTGTACACCGAGCTCATCAGATCTTTCCGATCGTCGTGATGCGAAATGTAATCCTGCGATGCATAGTACCCTCCGATAGATGCCTCACGAGGCCGTGGATTGGTGAACAAAAAGGAGCATGAGCTGCACCGGCAGATATGAAACTGCTCGTGAGAGACCGTATAGTCTTCCACGAGCAGGTGATTTTCAAAGTTGGTGTGCCCGCAAACAGGGCAATTTTCTAATGTTTCGAGGGACATTTATCTTCCAATAAAAAGCATAAGTACGGAAATATCCGACGGACTCACCCCGCTGATACGGGAAGCCTGCCCAATGGTTGAAGGACGGGTACGTTTGAGTTTTTCACGGCCTTCAAAAGAGAGTGAGGTAACTACATCGTAGTTGAAATTGTCTACAATGCTCAGGTTTTCGAGCTTGTTCATCTTTTCTACCAGCAGCATCTCTTTCTCAATATAGCTGTCGTATTTCAGGCTGATCTCCGCTTGGTGAACAGAGTCCTCTGCATAGTTGGCCAGCAAGGCAGCTACTGTCAGATTGGATCTGATCAATGCATCGATGGAAACCTGCGGACGTCTGAGTATGTGCGCTACTGACATTTTCTCGCGGATCTGCGCCGTTCCCATTGCTTCCAGTGCATCGTTGATTTCTGCCGGGGACAGTTTAGTAGCCGACATCAGATCAATGATCTCTCCTGTTTCACGGATTTTCGTACGGACATTTTCCAGTCGCAATTCATCTGCCAATCCTATTTCGTAGCCTTTTTCAGTAAGTCTGATATCAGCATTGTCCTGCCGAAGCAGCGTGCGGTACTCAGCACGGGACGTAAACATACGGTAAGGTTCTTCGGTCCCTTTATTAATGAGATCATCAATCAGCACCCCGATGTACGCTTCGGACCTTTTCAAAACAAAAGGTGAAAGTGCATGTACATTCCGGTGTGCATTAATGCCCGCCATCAAACCCTGGCAGGCTGCTTCCTCGTACCCTGTCGTTCCATTAATCTGACCCGCAAAAAACAGGTCAGCAACCAGGTGCGTTTCAAGGGTTGATTTCAGCTGTGTGGGCGGGAAATAGTCGTACTCGATGGCGTAGCCGGGACGGAACATCTTGGCATTCTCAAAGCCGGGGATTTTACGCAATGCGGCATACTGGACATCCTCAGGCAAAGAAGTAGAAAATCCATTAACATACACCTCAACCGTATCCCAACCCTCCGGTTCCACAAATATCTGGTGCCGGTCTTTATCTGCAAACCGGTTAATCTTGTCTTCCACCGAGGGACAGTATCTTGGTCCCAGTCCCTTGATGCGGCCGGAGAACATGGGCGATTTTTCAAATCCGGTACGTAACACTTCGTGTACTTCGGAATTGGTGTAGGTTATCCAGCAGCTCCGCTGTTTCGCCAGTGGTTTCGTATCGGTGTAGGAGAATTTAGCCGGGTTCTCATCGCCTGGCTGCTCTTCCATTTTGGAGTAATCGAGCGAGCGCCCGTCCACGCGCGGAGGTGTACCCGTTTTCATCCGGCCTGCCTGAAATCCCAGGGAAACGAGTTGCTCCGTTAATCCGGTAGCTGACTTTTCACCTGTGCGTCCACCCCCAAAGTTTTTTTCACCAATGTGAATCAGTCCGTTCAGGAAGGTGCCATTGGTTAGGACTACCGCTTTTGAGCGGATTTCGATACCGAGGCTGGTTTTTACACCTCTTGCCTTCCCGTCTTCAATGATGACTTCCTTGGCAGTATCCTGCCAGAAATCCACATTCGGATTCTGTTCAAGGATGTTCCTCCATTCCTGGGCAAAGAGCGCCCGGTCGCTTTGGCACCTTGGGCTCCACATAGCAGGTCCTTTGGACAAGTTCAGCATCCGGAACTGGATCATGGTACGGTCACTGACAATACCGGACTGACCGCCGAGCGCATCAATCTCCCGCACAATCTGCCCCTTGGCAACACCGCCCATGGCAGGGTTGCAGGACATCTGTGCAATCGTGTGCATATTCATGGTAATGAGGAGTACGGACGACCCCATCGTTGCCGCAGCGGCAGCAGCCTCACACCCGGCATGGCCTGCACCCACGACAATCACGTCATATTCTTGAAACATATTGTTGTCACTTGTTGAAGCACTTTAATTAAAGTGTTCCACGTGGAAATTTAACTAGAATCGGCTAAGGACTTCATCTTCCTTCGCCCGCATTTGTTTTTTAAGATCATCATCCGCATCCTCCCACCCCATTAAGTGAAGCAGGCCATGAGCCAGAACGCGCCGCATTTCTAAGTCAAAATCGGCTTTAAAGGTAGCCGCATTCTCGCGCACACGATCTATGCTGATGTATATGTCACCTTCAAGTACATGTTCTTCCTCACTGTTGTCAAAGGTGATGATATCCGTAAAGTAGTCGTGATCCAGGTATTGCTTGTTGATTTCCAGCAGGTATTCGTCTGAACAAAAAACATAGTTCAACTCTCCTACGGCATACCCCTCCGACTCTGAAATGCTCTTTAACCATTTCTTTGTCTTCAATGGTTTAACAAGATCAAAATCGACATCCTCTGTGAAGAAATTCACCATATGAATCTGGCAGGTCGGGCAGCAGCAATGTTTATGCTGTAAACCTATAAATGCATTAACGTGAAATAATTTGCAAAAATACGAACTATCCCGTTACAAAAATTTATCCGGCAGCAGGATCCCGTTGTACGGTGCACCTGTGCCGGATATATGCAACAAAAGCCGCTAAAAATCAGTTCTTCGCCTGGTACTTGCGGAAGTATGTGTCAACTTCACGCTTATAGAATGGAGAGAACGTAGGCGGGATCGTCCGAAGCAGCTCGGTCTGCTTTTCCTTCTCCCGGATGTACTTCTCAAATGCGGCAGGTGGCTGGCGTGGCTGCTGCCTGGCCGCCTGTGCCTTGCGCTGCTCATCTTCATCCTGCTCCTTCACCGCTTTTTCCGATTCCAGAAGCCGCGTTGTAATTTCCTGGTTACGTTTGATCAGCTCAGGTGTAATCTTCTTGTTGACGAGATCAGTTTCAGTCTGGTCCATTTTCTCGGCAATCTCCTGCAGTTCTTTCTCCATTTGCTTGCCGGCCTGGCTCCCCTTCTGAGACTCCATGAGTTCCTGTACCATCTGCCTGATCATCGCCTGCTGAGCCGCCATGCGGGCAAGTTGTTCTGAGTTGTTACCCTGACCTTCCTTACCCTGACCAAGCTGCTTGATCTGTCCGTTGAGCTTTTCCTGCATCTCACCCATTCCCGGCTGCTCTCCTTTCTGCTTCCCTTTCTTGCTCTTACCCGATCCCGGCATAGCCATCGCCATCTGCTGCTGCATCTGGTTAAATACGTCGCTCAGCATCAAGGCCAGGTTGTTCATGGAAGTCATTGCAAACTGCTGCTTGGAAGTAGCCTGATTAATCTGCCTGTCTTTGATGCTTTTCACACTCTCATCCATGTACGACTTCATGTCATTGAGCTCGCGGGTAATGAAAGATTGTATCTGCACCACGCGGTTGGCCAGTGCATACAGGCTGTCTTCAACAATCTTTGCATCGTCTTTCAGCTTTAATTGCTGCTGGCCCAGTTTTACAAACCGAGGATCCTGCAGGCTTACGCCCCTGAAATCCTTCATCAGTGTTTCCTGGTCAAAAGAAAGGGTGATCAGGTTTTCAAGAATGTCCCTCAATGCATCCAGGTCCTCTTGCATCTGCTCCATTTCCTGTGCTTCCATCGCCTCAGCCATCGACTCCGACATTTTTTTCATGGACTGAGCCGCTTTTTTCTGCGCCTGGGAAGCTTTTGAGTTCTGCTGCTTGCTCAGCTGCTGCTTTCCCTCTTCCATTTTCTCAGACGCATTTTTCTGCTCATCCTTGGGCATATCGATTTGCTTTTCGAGCTCCTCGGCCATCTTCTCTATTTCTTTCGAATTTTCCTCAGCCTTGCTGAACTCCTGCTGAATGCTTTCCTGCTGTTTTTTCAGATCTTCATTCTTGCTTTGCTTATCCGCGGCATTTTTGTTCTTGTCATTCTCCTGGGTTTTCTCCGCAAGTGCATCCTCCTTCTCTGCCAGCTCATTCAGCTTTTCAGTAAGGTTTTCCATCTTCTGCTCCATTTGCATCTGCTTGAAAAGCTTCATGGTGCGTTCCAGCTCTTTTTCCAGATTTCCCTCCTTGTTTTTCAGCTTTTCCATCATGCTCGACATCCGGTCGCTTTGTTTTTGTTCCAAAAGCTTTTTAAGCTCTTTGTAAAGCTTGTCGGTATCATTATTCATGAGGTCGTTCATCAGCTTTTGCAGCTGCTCAATTTTGCTCTGAAGTTCCGGGCTCTGCTGGTTAAACTGCTTCGACTTTTCATTGGAATTCTGATGCTTTTCCTGCAAAGCCTGCAGTTCTTTCATCAGCTCTTCTCTTTTTTTCAAAACTTCCTCAATCTGTTTCTGCTCTTTAAAATCGAGCTCCTTGTTACTTTTCAGCCGGTTGTCGAGGTTGTTGAGATCTTTCTGCAGGCTTTGCGCCTTCTTCATGGCCGACTGCATCTGGTTTTCCGTTTCCTGCTCTGATTTCCTGATCTCGGCTTCCAGCAAATCACGGGATGGTACAGTAAAGCGGATCGGTCTGGATTTGGCACTTTTCGGGCCATTTACGCCATCATTGTCCCACACCTGGGCATAATAGTCAATCTGGTCGCCCGGATTAAGTTTAAGGCTGTCTACGTACCATTGGAAGAAAAAGCTTTGTGTGTTGACCGTTTTATTAAAAGGAACAGGTATGCTCTTCGGTTCAGTGGCGGACGGCTCCCCTACCCTCTTTACAGAATAAAACATTTTCAGCTGTGAAAATCCGTAATCGTCGCTGATGGAACCGCCAAGTACCAGGTAATTGTAGAGCGTAGTATCCTGGAAATTCTCAATGCTCATGACCGGATATTTGTCAGGGATGACATTGATAAAGTACCCGATTTTCTCAGCGTTTGATACTTCCTCATTTTTCAGTAAAACCTCATACTGGGCCGACTTTCGTACCGATCTTCGAACCTGAAAATGATCGTTCGTACCTTCCCTGCCCTGATAAAGTGCGGAGTCATTCTCAAACCTGATCCCCAATGTATTTGTTGAGTTGGTATTAAAGTCCCATTCAATGGTAGTACCCTCAGGTACCGACAGGTTCCCAACATTGTTCAGACCTTCCGCCGGCTTGTTGAGGTAAGCCGGGTAATGCAGGTTTACATCAAACGAAAGCAGTGATGGCCGCTCTCTGACCGTAATCCTGTATGGATCCGAAGCAAAGCCCGCAGCATCAAAAGAGAAAGCTACGTCACGCTGCAGGTTTTTGAAAGTATACGAAAAATCCCGGCTGCTTTCCTGCGTCAGCTTGAACCTCGATCCATTCTGTACAAGGTACACAGCGCCGGGTATGGCGTCGCCTTTCAGTTTCAGTTTTAATGTAAAGTCCTCATTCCGGAAAGCTTTCAGACTTTTGTTTTCCAATACAAATGAAAATGGCGCATATGTGTAATTGCGCTGGAAGTGAATGATCCTGTCGGAGCTCGACGAAAAAAAGGAAGGATTGATAAGCAGAATGACCGCGATGGCAGCGAGAGGATAAATGGCATATCCGATACGCTTCTTATTTTCATTAAAGCGGATTGCGTCTGAAAAACGCACGATGAGCATCTGGGCAGACTTTTGCCGGATACTGGCTTCAATAAGGTCTGACTGCATGCCCGAAAGGCTTCGTAGTTGCAGCGTATTGACCAGCTTATCGCCGATCTCGGGAAAGTAGGAGCCAATCTGCAAAGCTGCAACCTCATCAGAAATCGGTCTCCTGATTCCCCACAAATGAATGAGCGGCTTGCCAACCCATTGAAAAAATGAAAATACCAGTACAGCCAGAAACCCGAAAAAGAGCAGCCCGCGCACGGTGGTACTGAACCTTCCGAAATATTCAATGGTATTAAAAAACAGAAAAACAGAAAGCAGCAGTCCGGCGGATAGTATGGACCCTTTCAGAAGCTGATTCTGGTAATATTTTTGACGGTATTCCTGTATGCGGATTAACAGGCCTTCCATCGCCGGGGTGAAAGGTGCAGCCATGCTTGTATGTGTTATCTATGATGGATGAATAACGTATGCCGGAACCAAAAATTACCACTGACCGCCATCCGCAGAAAACACAGTAATTTATCGAAAATTTACCGAAATCAGCTTGGAAAGGTGCAAAAAGAAAGAACCCGGAAGCCTTGGCCTCCGGGTTCTTTCCCTATAAAAAGCAAAAAGTTAAGCTTCCACCGTCTCAGTGTTGTTTTTGACTTCTCTTACAAACGACCTGATATCCATTTCCAGGTTGTTGCTTGCCTGCAGAAGCCGGATGAATGCGCTGCCGATAATAGCACCTGCCGCATACTGTGAAGCCTTGCTGAATGTTTCATTGTCCTTGATTCCGAAACCGATAAGGCGCGGATTTTTCAGGTTCATTCCATTCAATTTTTCAAAGTAAGCCTCCATATCGTGGCTCACACCGGTACTGGAACCAGTTACACTTGCAGACGAAACGGTATAAATAAATCCTTCACTCACTTCATCAATCTGCCGGATGCGTTTTTCGGAAGTCTGAGGCGTGACAAGGAATATGTTAAGGAT harbors:
- a CDS encoding Ig-like domain-containing domain: MFRTFLIAVISLLIFGRCAQQVTPTGGKKDSIPPGLLESNPVNKTLNFKGKVVELFFDEYVIVDNINQKLVITPEADNPYSYKLNGQSVRLTFKNEFKDSTTYTLNFGDAIKDFAEKNPAKNLKVVFSTGATLDSGRVYGTLKDIRTSKPIFDALVGLYNISDTLDIAKQKPYYFSRTDSSGNFSIENVQTRNYRLIAVDDKNRNMLYNAKDERVGFLNNEISAGADSVSYLLDMFLSDNTPLKVQRTLPRVNNYAIVFNKSVERVAVNFVNKDSLPYLLENPTTLKFFNVEPHPDSTIVKLTVTDSLGASAEFDQKIAFQAQRGKERQRDPFSISTEPESNKPLTTDFRYKFVFNKPVKKLGADNIVLITDSLTHEPLSTFPQTWNATHNELVITAKSFAKDSVKWDLPKGSIISVEGDTLPKTLFKHPHLNEENYGQVQGRLVNADPAVKYIVELIDEQFKVIATQFSNTYTFRYIPQGKYQLRATQDLNGNGRWDTGEAKAGLQPEPIFFMPDKFLLKANFELNDINIILPKNQ
- a CDS encoding class I SAM-dependent methyltransferase: MSLETLENCPVCGHTNFENHLLVEDYTVSHEQFHICRCSSCSFLFTNPRPREASIGGYYASQDYISHHDDRKDLMSSVYTSVRNYTLRQKVGMINDLAKRRGSLLDIGCGTGAFLNAAKDDGWKISGTEPDPDARGIASGRVGAPVFENIQAAEIQQKSFDIISLWHVLEHVHQLNETIKWIGTHLNPGGKVIIAVPNPESADARKYGPQWAAYDVPRHLYHFTKASMQNLLGRHGLQVAEVRPMWFDSFYVSMLSTKYKSGKVRLAESFISGAISNIRGTKPSVNTSSLIYVVSKK
- the mnmG gene encoding tRNA uridine-5-carboxymethylaminomethyl(34) synthesis enzyme MnmG — its product is MFQEYDVIVVGAGHAGCEAAAAAATMGSSVLLITMNMHTIAQMSCNPAMGGVAKGQIVREIDALGGQSGIVSDRTMIQFRMLNLSKGPAMWSPRCQSDRALFAQEWRNILEQNPNVDFWQDTAKEVIIEDGKARGVKTSLGIEIRSKAVVLTNGTFLNGLIHIGEKNFGGGRTGEKSATGLTEQLVSLGFQAGRMKTGTPPRVDGRSLDYSKMEEQPGDENPAKFSYTDTKPLAKQRSCWITYTNSEVHEVLRTGFEKSPMFSGRIKGLGPRYCPSVEDKINRFADKDRHQIFVEPEGWDTVEVYVNGFSTSLPEDVQYAALRKIPGFENAKMFRPGYAIEYDYFPPTQLKSTLETHLVADLFFAGQINGTTGYEEAACQGLMAGINAHRNVHALSPFVLKRSEAYIGVLIDDLINKGTEEPYRMFTSRAEYRTLLRQDNADIRLTEKGYEIGLADELRLENVRTKIRETGEIIDLMSATKLSPAEINDALEAMGTAQIREKMSVAHILRRPQVSIDALIRSNLTVAALLANYAEDSVHQAEISLKYDSYIEKEMLLVEKMNKLENLSIVDNFNYDVVTSLSFEGREKLKRTRPSTIGQASRISGVSPSDISVLMLFIGR
- the ybeY gene encoding rRNA maturation RNase YbeY, translated to MVNFFTEDVDFDLVKPLKTKKWLKSISESEGYAVGELNYVFCSDEYLLEINKQYLDHDYFTDIITFDNSEEEHVLEGDIYISIDRVRENAATFKADFDLEMRRVLAHGLLHLMGWEDADDDLKKQMRAKEDEVLSRF
- a CDS encoding DUF4175 family protein gives rise to the protein MAAPFTPAMEGLLIRIQEYRQKYYQNQLLKGSILSAGLLLSVFLFFNTIEYFGRFSTTVRGLLFFGFLAVLVFSFFQWVGKPLIHLWGIRRPISDEVAALQIGSYFPEIGDKLVNTLQLRSLSGMQSDLIEASIRQKSAQMLIVRFSDAIRFNENKKRIGYAIYPLAAIAVILLINPSFFSSSSDRIIHFQRNYTYAPFSFVLENKSLKAFRNEDFTLKLKLKGDAIPGAVYLVQNGSRFKLTQESSRDFSYTFKNLQRDVAFSFDAAGFASDPYRITVRERPSLLSFDVNLHYPAYLNKPAEGLNNVGNLSVPEGTTIEWDFNTNSTNTLGIRFENDSALYQGREGTNDHFQVRRSVRKSAQYEVLLKNEEVSNAEKIGYFINVIPDKYPVMSIENFQDTTLYNYLVLGGSISDDYGFSQLKMFYSVKRVGEPSATEPKSIPVPFNKTVNTQSFFFQWYVDSLKLNPGDQIDYYAQVWDNDGVNGPKSAKSRPIRFTVPSRDLLEAEIRKSEQETENQMQSAMKKAQSLQKDLNNLDNRLKSNKELDFKEQKQIEEVLKKREELMKELQALQEKHQNSNEKSKQFNQQSPELQSKIEQLQKLMNDLMNNDTDKLYKELKKLLEQKQSDRMSSMMEKLKNKEGNLEKELERTMKLFKQMQMEQKMENLTEKLNELAEKEDALAEKTQENDKNKNAADKQSKNEDLKKQQESIQQEFSKAEENSKEIEKMAEELEKQIDMPKDEQKNASEKMEEGKQQLSKQQNSKASQAQKKAAQSMKKMSESMAEAMEAQEMEQMQEDLDALRDILENLITLSFDQETLMKDFRGVSLQDPRFVKLGQQQLKLKDDAKIVEDSLYALANRVVQIQSFITRELNDMKSYMDESVKSIKDRQINQATSKQQFAMTSMNNLALMLSDVFNQMQQQMAMAMPGSGKSKKGKQKGEQPGMGEMQEKLNGQIKQLGQGKEGQGNNSEQLARMAAQQAMIRQMVQELMESQKGSQAGKQMEKELQEIAEKMDQTETDLVNKKITPELIKRNQEITTRLLESEKAVKEQDEDEQRKAQAARQQPRQPPAAFEKYIREKEKQTELLRTIPPTFSPFYKREVDTYFRKYQAKN